The Kitasatospora sp. NBC_00374 genome has a segment encoding these proteins:
- a CDS encoding ATP-binding protein — translation MSDRTFLGTGGVERRQGRLCRLDLSAAAHPVTTAREWARSVLSRWQIGSPLDEDVVLVVSELVANAMMHAGAVRELHLLWLDRRTVRIEVTDTSRTAPSPMQPRRGRPGGHGLVIVRTLCRSWGTVPRAAGKTVWAELVGSWQPGA, via the coding sequence CGGCAGGGGCGGTTGTGCCGTCTCGACCTCTCCGCCGCGGCCCACCCGGTGACCACCGCCCGTGAGTGGGCGAGGAGCGTCCTCTCACGATGGCAGATCGGTTCGCCGCTCGACGAGGACGTGGTGCTCGTCGTCTCCGAGCTCGTCGCGAACGCGATGATGCACGCCGGCGCGGTGCGCGAGCTGCACCTGCTGTGGCTCGACCGTCGGACCGTACGCATCGAGGTCACCGACACCAGCCGGACAGCCCCGTCGCCCATGCAGCCGCGCCGGGGGCGGCCCGGCGGTCACGGACTCGTGATCGTCCGGACACTGTGCCGTTCCTGGGGGACCGTACCGCGCGCGGCGGGCAAGACCGTGTGGGCCGAGCTCGTCGGGTCGTGGCAGCCCGGGGCGTGA
- a CDS encoding hydrophobic protein: MIPLLLVLLLALVLFGAGFALHVLWWVALAVLVLWLVGFVARGAGGGRTR; this comes from the coding sequence ATGATTCCCCTGTTGCTGGTGCTTCTTCTCGCCCTGGTGCTGTTCGGCGCCGGATTCGCCCTGCACGTCCTGTGGTGGGTTGCGCTCGCCGTGCTGGTGCTGTGGCTGGTGGGCTTCGTGGCCCGTGGTGCCGGTGGCGGTCGTACCCGCTGA